The genomic interval agactataCGAAAGTGATTGCTGTAACTAAAAGTTccatattttctattaatttctgtTAGAATTTACTATTAGACGGGAAGGAGGATATGGCTGTAGAAAAATAGGGTTTTCAGAACCTCATGAATAACGTGTAATTCTGACCGTTTTTAAGTGAAGAGTCTGGTATTCTGTAGAATATATAGAAAAATAGGGCAAAAAGGAAAAGGCCAATTAAAACGTTTTGTTATATGCTTTAACAGCTTTCAGTAATTTCAGTCCAGGGCTTAACTAGTGCATTTAGGACTCCTGCAGCGTAATCTTTGGGGCTTAAGGCTGCATCCCAGAAAATAGACGTTTTTGTTTGTTGGATTCAGTATGAGAGGTGtgaggattttttgttgttctgagGATGGTACTGTATCTAAAAAGTGTTGGCAGCTGTAGAAAATTGTTTATTCATACTACAGGTTTGGTTTTATAGTTATTTTTGCAGATGATAACTCTTAAAACTCAGGTGTATTTTATGTATAATCAGCTTAATTGTAAGTACTTGTGCTTAACCCTGGTAGCTGTGAAAATAActttataatgaaaaaacagtattagtgcttgaaattatttttgttaatagctgtattttctgtaaaaatactGGCATTTGGAAACTGAATATAATTTCTAATGAGCAGTATTGTTAGAGAAACCTCAGTGTTTGGTATCACACATGCAGTGGGCCACAAATAACATGATTTTActaagatttttcttctttatcatCCCCTTCTTCAAGATATTTAGATTCTGCAAATCAAAATGCCacagaaactttaaaaagaagCGAAATCCCAGAAAGATGAGATGGACTAAAGCATTCCGTAAAGCAGCTGGCAAAGAACTGACAGTGGTAAGAAGCTGAACTGGTTCCCACTTTACATTAGCACACTAAAATGGCTCTTCCTGTGGCACACAGATTGGGCTAGGTGCCTTAAAGCATTGTCATTTAATGAAATGAGCTGGGGAGAAGAGGGATTGTGGAAGAGAATGTGAGAGTTTCTTGAGAGTGAGCTGTTCATTGCACTTGATTAAAACCTGGATCTTCCACCTTTGGGGTGGAAGCAAGTGTATCAGGTGTGTGTTCTGGGAACACGTGGTGGCTCCCAAGTCCAAGGCGTTTTTTCCCACCAATAAATCCTCTACACTTTGTATGTGTACAATTGATAGTTGTGTTTCTGCACAAATAATCTGAGTTACCAGGTACCTGAGCAAGTCTCTGTATGTAGACCCCGAAAATATTTACCTGTGAAGTCTTTTAAAGCTTACAATGTGTAGGAAAAGTCTTTGCATAGATAGGAACATTTGAAAAACAGCATGAGACCGCAGATGTGATTTCAAACCAAAGTTGCTTCAGTGGTACAAGTATTAAACATTCATATTTGATGGGCCAGTCCTTATTCAAGAATTATTGTGACTTAATTACctatttttttacagaatattAAAAACTTAGTTAGCATTTTGATAGAGTGATTTCCTGCCTTTTGTGGATCTTTCAAGGGAAAGAAtgtggttttgtattttaatgtgACTCTGAAAAGCCATGGTTAATTAGCATCTTCAgtaatttcagtgtttcttgCTTTTGAGTTGTTTTCGGCTACGTTGAATTACGTTtttgaaaataactgaatttaaaattactttatacATGTctaaatatgtgaaaatatgTTCCAATTTTGAGATACCTAatgtattttaagaataaaGCCAATATATGAACTTAGTGCTGTGTAACGCAGCTTTACCACAAGGAAAAACAACCTTTGGGCCGGGAGAAGTCCTCAGATAAAACTGATATAAAGCTAAGTGtgcctggcaaaaaaaaaaaaaaaaaagatcaggaaactgttttttcattttcagctcaTGGGAATGAGGGGATTGGTTGGGCAGCTGTCCCAAATGCCAGAGGTAttgactgaaatatttcacattttcaaattaGACTCAGTATTCTTAAAATGAAATGGTTTTtggagtatttttaaaaaaccatttCAAAATTACAAGCTGTTGAGTTGAGCTTATTTATCCTGCAATAAATGCTTTCAAATCTACAGGTTTTCAATTTCGCCTTCCACCTGTCTCATCTGCTCTGTATTTCCTATTCCACATGggttttctctgttccttttgtCCTGCTAAACAGAAAATAGCTGAGGGTGATATTGTGGTAAATAGTTCTCTTCAGACAAACCACTGTGGCTCCTGACACTTTCAGGTCAAACACTTGACTCGATTTCCTTCTCATATTTCTCTCTAATGATCGTTCAGGTCTAAGAACTGAGCTTctgaaaggggggaaaagaatCCAATAAAATAGTCAGTTATGTGAATGACTGCTACAGTAAGAATGTATTGATCTAAATAAGCTTCTGCATATAGTctatatttactttttcttgATACAGGATAATtcatttgaatttgaaaaacGTAGGAATGAACCAGTGAAATACCAGAGAGAGTTGTGGAACAAGACTGGTGAGTCCTTataggaaaaaaccaaaaaaattaattttttatttaccaTGAATGTGTTTTCAGAAGACTTCTTAAGAGTACTGACAGCTCGTAGTGATTGTGTTTGAAATTATTGAAATCATGACCAAATTCTTAGCGTTGAGTTGTAAACAGGTGTGGAGTTTTacttgatgtttttttttcagaaactggTTTGAAAATGAGGACCACAAGtcctttattttgaattattgtCTTCAAAACCCCTTAGTGGTCTTCCAGCTTTTTAAGAGGCTCCCAATGTAAGCCTTTTACATGATgcaatttttctgtgtttgtgctcATGCCACATCAATTTGTTTCATAGAATCAATTGCCATAAAATAGGAGAACTGCCTTTATTCATGTGAATGAGCACCACAAAGGAGAAGGTGGTAACTTGCATCTTTTTTCAAGTAGTTTTTTGCAGTGATGGTTAACTATAGAAATTATGTGTAGGCACAAAAGTGGAAGcataaataagttttaaaatacaagttatCAGAGTTGCTACAGAGAACATTCTGTTATCCTGCTGTTTGGAGAAGGAATTTCCTCTACATAGTATAAGAGTTGCCTCTGGTATTTAGGTATTATGGGAGTACTGTTTAGAGCTGCTTTACAAAAATAGCATGGATTTTCTGCTGCAGGGAATTAAGCACATTTAAAACaacttctgctttatttcagtgGATGCAATGAAGAGAGTGgaggaaataaagcaaaaacgCCAAGCTAGATTTATTATGAACAGGTGAGAATTATCTGTATGATGGGAACCCCTTGCATGTGTGTTTTAGACAGCCTTTCCAGAAATGGGATGATGCAGTTTTAAAGAGTAATTTGCTTTGTATATATACAATCATCCAAGGGATGGGGTAAAATAGAGCCCACTGGGTGAGCTCTACCCAGTGTTATTGGCTGTCCAAGGAAACGTAGCTTTCGGACACTCAAGGATAATAGCTGTAATGTAGTACTTGTTTGTATACAGAGCcttaaattttaacaaaattctGATAGGAGTTCGTACAGTGCTGCATTTTCTTATGGTTTTGTATCCAGTATTTTCTTGAATTggttttcaaatacttttttcctttatttccttatAATCATGGTTATTTACAGCCTGTACATAACTTTACTGAGAGATACCATGCATTAAAATGAAAGCCTACATCTCCTCTTTGAAGGTAATTAAATCtaattttcccctttcccagatTAAAGAAGAGCAAAGAGTTGCAGAAGGCAGAAGACATCAAAGAAGTCAAGCAGAATATCCACCTTCTTCGTGCTCCCCATGCAGGTAAGAACTTGATTTACTGGTTTGCCTACACAGTTTTAGGATGAGTGACTCATTCTACAGATCAATAATTCTGTACATTTGTCTTACAATTAATTTGTCTGTTGAATATGGAGAATAGTTCTTGCCACTAAATGTAAGTGGTGTCTTAGTTCTGAATCAAGTATACCTTTTTATTTATCTAGTCCTGCATTCatcctttctcttccttgagTGTTTTAAATTGCTCTCAATACCTGGTGCTGCATGAACTGCATGTTTGTTATCTGATGCATTTGTCTAAGTCTTCCCTTTGAACTGGTTAATTGAACTGAACAGCCTCTACCACTGAATGATATAAAATACAGCAGTTCAATTTTGCTGCTTGAATTTGTCAGTCAGTTGTGTAGAACTTATATGAAAATACCGTTCCTTCAGTGAAGtcacatttgaaataaattatttacttttaaaaatacacttaacTAAGTAGAGTAATGAAGACGagttaaaaacatttccattagCTCTTGTTTCATAAAAAATacctatgattttttttcttcattattagATATTAGAAGTCTGTTCTATGGTTTTTCTTAGATTTTTGTCAGGATATATTTACACTTTGGTTTAATGTGTCCTCCcccactttttaatttttttttcaattttgacTGGGCAGAGAGCAGAATCAAATCTTTGtcttggatttttctttttctttattttttcttttttggtcaTCTTATTGAGAGTTAACATTCTTGCTGTCCAACACAGCATTCAGGAGGGCTTtaaatgttcatttaaaaactAATGGGAGAAAGCCATTGATCTGTAATAAGTAATGAAGTTTTGTAGTCCTTTGCAAGGTTCTGCCAGGTATTGACAGCTCTATCAGTTTGTCATAGCAGATGAAAACACAGGTTTGATTGCATTTTAGATTTTGCATAAAACCAGCATCAGCTTTTCTGCTAAAACAAGTTTAAGAGATGGAGATTAGCAGTAAATACCTTTGAGCTTGATGGATTTGCTCATAAACAACTCTTCAAGCAATGTATTTAGGCTGTTTCACCTGGAATAGACGCGTATATTGTTCAGAGAAAATCAGGTATTTGGGCTTAGAGAAACATgttgaatttgatttttctttttgaaggtACACCAAAACAGCTGGAGGACAAAATGGTGCAGAAGCTACAAGAGGATGTGCCTATGGAAGAAGACTCTTAAAGcttttatttactatttataTCTCTTCAGCAGTTAACACTTCTTTACTGCCTCACCTGACATCATTCAAAAATGTGCTTAGAATTGaagaaaagtacattttaatgAATAGTGGTCATTTACAatttgaattatattttaatgaaaaataataggATGGATACTAGTTTGGGCAGTATTTAAAATTCTGCAATTTGAGAAAAGCTTGTCAGCAGGATGGAGAATGAGGCTTTATTGTTCGAGATACCATCTGCTCCTTGGAAAGTTACACTCTTTCTGGATAACTTTTCCACGTTCatgcaaataattaaataataaataataaaatatactgGCCCTGAGCTTTTCTTATTATGTCTGTTGTTCTTCCATAGTGgtaaaagcagataaaaatctgttttaatgaTTACAGTGTAAGGCAGAATGTATTAATTTTCATCAGTCCAGTGTGGTCCAGActtattttcattcttgtcCTGGGGAAAATTTTTCAATTTGAAGAATATAATGTTTGTTTTATCTCCTTTTTAAGTCAGCCACCCCAGGATTCCATTGCAGTTGACACCTGGCAAATATAACATTGATGCAGGACTTAGGTTTGGAAAACAGTAATGGTGGTATCACCTAGTCTGGAGTTGGCCCTGCTATCATCCTCACCCACCAAAATTCAAATCTAATGTCTAATCAGGCAGATGGAAATGCTCAATAAATTACACTTGAGACTGTTTTTTCCTGACTCCCAGGATTATTTTGATGGAAAAGATGCTGGTAAATCACAAGTATTTTGCATATTGTGGTGGTGCTTATTCAGTGTGTCAGCACTGTTTTAAACTGCCAGCAGTTTATCTGCAATATTGTGATCAAGGAAAGCTTTCAAGCCATTTCTAGTATTTGCTGTCATGTTATGCTAGTTATcctcaaaaataataatttgtagTTCTATTCCAAACTTGGATATGTACTATAGCAATCACTGGAAAACCTCACACCTACCACCCACATGTGTGTTGTGTAGTTCAGAGAAGAATAATATTTAAACTTATGTAAGGGTCTTGGGGAGTGTGTGACATGGAGTGGCATTATACTCAGTTTTTTATCTCTTGATTTATGAGTTATGTTCAGATATTTAGAAAATGACATATTTTAGTGAGAATTCtagtaataaaaatagaattccttattttaatgaaattaaaattttgccataatttaaaatttgctgtATTTCCTCTGCAAACTGTAATATAAATACCATCTGAAAAGCATATGGTAAGTTGGCCAGAAAGTGTGTCACTGGGGTGAAATCACTAAGATGGTACAGTATAAATACAGTGTATTATGTGCTATATGTACACCAAGATGCTTGGGCTTGTGGAGGGAGATACTCACAGCATGTTAATTTATAGCCTCACTTAAATGTACTAATTAACTTCTCAGCTCAAGAATGTGTTAAAGTTCTAAAAGTTTcttatgccttctgatgtttacatatttctactgaattttctcacagtgttcatgtaaataatgattgttttttattcttctttgtgagTGGAGAGGGAATTGatagactgttggtttgaccagtgtggttggagaggtgacAATTTCATCCTCCACTCTCACTTTTGATAGTCTGTATATAATGgagtcagaaaagaaaatctctcttttaagttcttttctttccccttttgcATCTAGCGTCTGTGTGTGAATTATTTCGTGTCGTAGTGTAACAAATGACCCTTTCTATTGTAGTATTTGATGTCCTTAATCCTTGAGGTGGGATACTTCATCTAAAAATAGTATTATATAcaactttttttatttactaaatttTAAGGATAGGATGTTCAGCAAGTACCgagttttaattttctccaaaataaatcCTGAACACTGCCAGCTGTATGAGTTGCTCAGCCTGTGTGCCTCAGTACTGGTACAATTGCAAGCAAGGGCTGTGGAAGTTAGTGCTGAGTTATCGCTCTGCCAAAGTGCCATTTCTCTGGGAAGCAGAGACTTGCAGCTGGCTGTGTACCTCCTACATACTACAAGGCATACTACCTGGTAGTATGTAGGAGGTAGTTGAGCTTAAAAAATTTGTCATGAGTAACATGCTTGCAGCACCTGGTCAGAAGGCGcccttgtgatttttttaaaatttaattgctGTGGTGTCCCGTTCTCTCGTCTGTCAACTGGAGCACAAGGTGAGgggggaggagctgcagctgaacaACATGGGGCTGGTGATCATTCTGCACATCTCTGCAAAACCCACTGCATGCAGAGACCTTCAtggggagctgctgagctgcagaggaaTGGTGGTTTTCTTTTAGGAGGCTTGCTCTCCAACCACATTTCTAATAGAAATTGTTATTATTCAAGACACTTTGGTGAAgatctattttctttgtttgtttaagaTAAAATGTCTTTagattttgcattttgcttACAAGACTTATAGAGAAAATGTCCAACTGAGCAGTATCCTGGTGGTCATGGATAAATCCTGCCTaacaggaggaaggaaatgcaTTCCTCTTCCCACTTGCACAGCCCTAGATCAGACAGTGGCTTGCCAGAGGAATTTGGGGATAGGCAAACGGGAAACCCTCATCTGCCTCCTGTgagtggggctgagctgtgcccagtCCCTGGGGAGGCAGGACCTGCCACTGTTCCCCCAGGGCATGTTGGAGAGAGGGCATTTTATGAGCAGCACATTGTTATTCAGAAGAGATCCTGGTTTGGTGTCATACATCCAAATCACCAGTCCTGTCTGTGCTGAGATCCAGtaggagcacagcacagggtgCCAATGAGAACAGACTTACAAGAGAAATGATTATGATGGTGTATGAATATTTAATCAGAAGAGTTATTTATGAATAACTGGTAGTGCTAAATTCCATTGTACTGCCTGTCTTCTTGGCATTTACCAGGTCTAACAAACGATTGCTGTTTTGTGTTTGCACTTTGCAGTCAGGGAAGCCTTTCTTCAAAACAAGCTGATAGGCTCGATCAGAACAAATGTGATAgtcaaaaccaatttttaaCAAATGCTTTTCAGTTTCAGTTGCTGTCATCTTTTCTTACAAAACAAAGCCAGATGTatagctgttttctttcttttttcagactACAAAAGTTtgtaaaatttgtattttaatagtAATTTAGTAACCATCTTTTTCTcatatttcctcttttccatttttaatccGTCTCTTAGTGATTTCGAGTTAAACGCTGCTTTTTCTTTGATGGGGAGGTCAGCCTCATGCTAACACGTTTTGGCTGCTCCCTCACTTCCAGCCTCAGTTCCTTGTGCCCAGGGCCCTGAGCAGGGGTTCCAGGCTGCCCTGAGTGCCCTCTATGTCCCTCACCAAGTCCCCGTGTGCTTTCGGTGTGTGactgtcccagtcccagcctggctgctgggcaggtgtGGGGGAGCCGTCGCTGCTGGGGAGCCGCGGCCCACTCCGAGTGTGTGGGGTGCCGAGCGCCCGAGGGAGGAGTGCGGTGCCAGTTTCTGCTCTTTGAGCTGTGCGGTGCTGATTcctgcactttgagctgtgccGTGCCAATCTCTGAGCTTTGAGCTGTGCGGTGCCGATTcctgcactttgagctgtgccGTGCCGATTcctgcactttgagctgtgccGTGCCGATTcctgcactttgagctgtgccgtgccagtttctgcactttgagctgtgcggTGCCAGTTTCTGCTCTTTGAGCTGTGCCGTGCCAATCTCTGAGCTTTGAGCTGTGCGGTGCCGATTcctgcactttgagctgtgcaGTGCCGATTcctgcactttgagctgtgatgtgccagtttctgcactttgagctgtgcggtgccagtttctgcactttgagctgtgcggtgccagtttctgcactttgagctgtgcggTGCCGATTcctgcactttgagctgtgcggtgccagtttctgcactttgagctgtgcggTGCCGATTcctgcactttgagctgtgcggtgccagtttctgcactttgagctgtgcggtgccagtttctgcactttgagctgtgatgtgccagtttctgcactttgagctgtgcggTGCCGATTcctgcactttgagctgtgcggTGCCGATTcctgcactttgagctgtgccgtgccagtttctgcactttgagctgtgatgtgccagtttctgcactttgagctgtgcggTGCCGATTcctgcactttgagctgtgcggtgccagtttctgcactttgagctgtgcggtgccagtttctgcactttgagctgtgcggTGCCGATTcctgcactttgagctgtgcggtgccagtttctgcactttgagctgtgcggTGCCGATTcctgcactttgagctgtgaTGTGCCAGTTTCTGCGCTTTGAGCTGTGATGTGCCAGtttctgcactttgagctgtgcggTGCCGATTcctgcactttgagctgtgcggtgccagtttctgcactttgagctgtgatgtgccagtttctgcactttgagctgtgcggTGCCGATTcctgcactttgagctgtgcggTGCCGATTcctgcactttgagctgtgcggtgccagtttctgcactttgagctgtgccgtgccagtttctgcactttgagctgtgcggtgccagtttctgcactttgagctgtgcggTGCCGATTcctgcactttgagctgtgcggtgccagtttctgcactttgagctgtgcggTGCCGATTcctgcactttgagctgtgcggTGCCAGTTTCTGCGCTTTGAGCTGTGATGTGCCAGtttctgcactttgagctgtgcggTGCCGATTcctgcactttgagctgtgcggtgccagtttctgcactttgagctgtgcggTGCCGATTcctgcactttgagctgtgcggTGCCAGTTTCTGCGCTTTGAGCTGTGATGTGCCAGtttctgcactttgagctgtgcggT from Vidua chalybeata isolate OUT-0048 chromosome 13, bVidCha1 merged haplotype, whole genome shotgun sequence carries:
- the RSL24D1 gene encoding probable ribosome biogenesis protein RLP24, whose amino-acid sequence is MRIEKCYFCSGPIYPGHGVMFVRNDCKIFRFCKSKCHRNFKKKRNPRKMRWTKAFRKAAGKELTVDNSFEFEKRRNEPVKYQRELWNKTVDAMKRVEEIKQKRQARFIMNRLKKSKELQKAEDIKEVKQNIHLLRAPHAGTPKQLEDKMVQKLQEDVPMEEDS